AATTCGGCGATCCAGCGGTCGAACTGGTCATGGTGCAGCCAATGGCCGGCATTGGCGAACTCGACCAGGCGGGCATCACGGAAATGCGCCATGCGTCCGTCATTGGCGGGATTGGAGGCCCAACTGTCCTTGCCCAGGCATAACAGGATCGGACAGGCGATCCGTGACCAGAAGGCAGGAAGTTCTTCGTCGCTTCCCGCCTGCGGTGCCGAATTGTTGAGGTAGGGATCGAACTTCCAGCTATAGCTGCCGTCCTCATTGCGGTTGAGGCCATGAAGCGTGAGTTGCAGCGCCCGTTCGAGCGACAGATGTTCGTTGCGCTCCCGCATGCGCCCCACCGCTGCCTCGATCGTCGGATAGCGCCTGGGCGTGCGGACGGCGCTGACGCGGCGGCTGTCGATCCATTGCCGCCAGGCATCGGTCACATCTTCCTCTGCCTTGTGCTTCAATCTTTCCGGCGACAGGCCCAATCCTTCGATGGCGACGATCCTGCGCACCTTGTCCGGAAAGAGACCGGCATAACGCAGGCTGATGGAGCCGCCGAGCGAATGGCCGACGATGGTCGCGGGCGTGCGATCGAACAGGTCGATCAGCAGCGCCAGATCATAGACGAAATTGGCCATCATATAGGAACCTTCGGGCGACCAGGCGCTGTCGCCATGGCCGCGCAGGTCTGGCGCGATGACATGATAGTCCTCCGCCAGAGCGCGCGCCGTCCAGTCCCAACTGCGTGCATGGTCGAATCCACCATGGACCAGGATCAACAAGGGAGCGGACGGATTGCCCCAGTCGAGATAATGCAGTCGCGACCGTAGCGACGTGAAAAAATGGGACGTTGGTGTCGGTGCGGTCGGCATGTCCATTCGGCTCCACGGAGGCTGGAGAATATGGGCTATGTCATACGACATTGGCCAACTGCCGTGTGCTTGCAAGTCCGAATGACCGGGAATGGGCTATTGAAAGGGAAAGCGCATGAGTGTCTTGACTTGCGCTGTCGCCCTGCCCACGACGCAGCGCGGCAATCAGGACGGGATGAGGCATGAGCATGGGTGCAGGCGCGACGATCACGGTCATCGGTGAGGCGATGCTGGAACTGAGCCGGGGTCAGGGGGATAGCTGGAACCTGCGCTATGGCGGTGATGTCATCAACAGCGCGGTGCATCTGGCTCGATCCGGTGACAAGGTTCGTCTGGCAAGCGCGCTTGGTGCCGACCCGATGAGCGCCGATCTGCGCGCGCAGTGGGAAGCGGAGGGCGTCGATACCGCACTGGTGCTGGCGGCGGCGGATCGTCTGCCCGGCCTCTATGCGATCGAGACGGACGCCGCCGGAGAGCGGACATTTCATTACTGGCGCAGTGAGGCGGCGGCGCGGCGGATGTTCGCTCTGCCTGACAGCGCCGCCATGGTGACAGAAGCGGGACAGTCCGACCTTCTCTATTTCTCGCTCATCACGCTGGCCATCCTGCCGGATGACGGGCGAGAGGCGCTGCTCTCCCTGTGCGAGACCGTGCGCGCGCGTGGCGGCAAGGTGGCTTTCGACGGTAATTATCGGGCACGGCTCTGGCCCGACGTGGCGACGGCGCAGCATTGGCGCGACCGGGCGATCGCGCTGGCGGACATCGGCCTGCCGACACTCGCCGATGAGGTGGAGATGGGCGAAGCCGATGATGCCCATGATGCAGCCGCCCGTTGGGGCGCGGACAAGGGGCGTGAGATCATCGTCAAGCTGGGTGGCGAGGGCTGCCTGGTGGGGAACGAACTGGTCGCGCCGCCGAAGCTCATCGACGTGGTCGATTCGAGCGGTGCCGGCGATGCTTTCAATGCCGGCTATCTCCATGCGCGGCTGGCGGGAGCTGCACCGGCTGAAGCGGCGTTGGCTGGGCACCGGCTGGCGGGATGGAATATCGGCAGGCGCGGCGCCATCCCTGCGAAGGATGCAGACGCACCCTATTAAGCCCCGTTGACAGCGCCCCATGGCTTGGGCCATGGACGCTTCACCGCGCGGGTGTAGCTCAATGGCAGAGCAGAAGCTTCCCAAGCTTACGACGAGGGTTCGATTCCCTTCACCCGCTCCAGTTCCCCGACATTCTGATGGTCAACCGACCTGCCGCTTCGCCAGCTTGCGGGCCAGGGTGCGGCGATGCATACCCAGGCGGCGCGCGGCTTCGGAGATGTTGAAGTCGCTGTCTTTCAGCACTTCATGAATATGTTCCCATTCCAGCGTCTTGATCGACGTCGGGCGCGGAGCGATCTGGGTGGTGGGATCGCCGCCTGAACGCGCGAAGGCCGCTTCGATATCGTCGGTGTTGGATGGCTTGGCGAGGTAGTTGGTGGCGCCGAGTTTGATCGCCTCCACGGCAGTCGCAATGCTGGCAAAGCCGGTCAGCACGACGATCAGCATCGCTGGATTATGAGCATGGAGGGCCTGAACGCAGGCCAATCCCGACTGGGGGCCGAGTTTCAGGTCGACCACGGCGAAGTCTGGCTTGTGCGCGGCAAGCATTGCATTGACCGATTCGAGGCTGTCGGCGAGCAGGACGTCATAATCCCGTCGCTCGAAGGAGCGCTTCAGGGTCTTGGCGAAGCTTTCGTCATCCTCGATGATCAAAAGCTGTCTTTCATTCGCCATCCGTCATTTCCTCCAGCGCCAGTGTGGCGAGGGGCAGGCGCAACTGGATCATCGCGCCGCCTTCCGCGCCATTGCTGGCATCCACTCGTCCGCCCAGCTTGCGGACCACATTGACGACCAGAAACAGGCCAAGGCCGCTTCCTTGTTTGCCCTTGCTCGACCGATAGGGCTTGCCGACATCGCTCAACATGTCCGCGCTGAAGCCCCGTCCATTGTCCCGCACGGCGATATGCAGCCACTGATTGTCACGGCTGACCATCATGTTGATATAGGTCGCACCCGCCTCGCGCGCATTGTCGAGCAGGTTGGTCACGGCCTGGCGGATCACCGGATCGGCGATGATGCGCGGATAATCGTGAGGACCAAAATCGCAGCGTAGCGGCATCCCCGGATTGGCGGTGCGCCAGTCGCGGGCGATATATTCGATGAAATTCTGGACGCTGGTGACTTCCGGCGCTTCTCCGCGTGCTTCGCCTGCGGACATCAATATGCCGCTCAGGATGGCCTTGCAGCGTTTGACGGCGGCCTCCATCTCCCCCACTTCCTCGACAAGCGTGGGATGTTGATTGATTTCGGGCATGTGGCGCCAATCGCCCAGAACCACTGCCAACTGCGCGAGGGGGGTGCCCAGTTCATGCGCGGCGCCTGATGCGAGCAGGCCCATGCGGACGATATGCTCCTCTTCCGCTGCCTGCTGGCGCAGCCGCGCCAGATAGGCTTCCCGGACCTGGAGATTATGGGTGATGCGGGTCATGAAGAGAACCAGCAGCACCGCGATCATGGTGAAGCAGACCCAGGTGCCGACGATATGCAGGTCGAAGAGCCGCCCTTCCAGCGCGTCGCTGAGATTGAGGGGCCGATAGGCGAAGGCAAGGCCCGCCGCGCAGAAGGAAGATACGGTGACGATCCCCCAAGCGCTCCAGCGGTGCAGCAGCATGGCGCCAAGCGCGACCTGGACCAGATAGAGGGAAATGAAGGGATTGGTCGCGCCGCCGCTAAGATAAAGCTGGGTGGTAAGAGCAATGACGTCGAACAGCAGCGCCAGGAACAGTTCGGCATGGCTGATGTCGGTGCGGCCGCGCAGCACCATCAGGCTGCCCAGATTCATGGCGACGGCGATGCTGGGAACCACCAGCATGGGGACCATGGGCAAATGGATGCCCATGCCATAATGAACGAGCAGGATCGTTGCGATCTGCCCCGCGATGGCAATCCAGCGAAGCTGGACCAGCAAGGCCATATTCTTGCGGCCGGCTGCATCGGCCGGCCATTGGCTGGGGAGCCAGCGCGCGCGGGTCGGCACCTTCGCGTTCATTCCAGGCGGTCTTTTCCTGTCTGGCGCATCACCAGCATATAGGCGCCCAGGGTCATTGCCGCCAGCGTGAACCAGGTGACGGCATATTGCAGATGATTGTTGGGGAAGTTGATGACCGTGAGCCCGCCCACGGGGAGGGAATTGGGGGAGGGGTCAGCGTCCGCGTCAATGAAATAGCTGGAAATGGCGTTCGGCAACCCGCGTGCCGTGGCGATCGCTTTGACATCGCGCGAATACCAGCGATTAGCGGCAGGGTCATTGTCGCGCAGGAAGCCGCCGCCGGGTTCAGTCAGGCGGAGCAGGCCGGTGATCCGGACGGTGCTTTGCGGCCGGTCATAGCCGTTCCTGGCTTCAGGCGGTACGAAGCCGCGATTGATGAGGAGGATGGACCCGTCGGCACGCCGCAGGGGTGTCAGCACCCAGTAACCGGCTCCGCGCACGGTCGATGCCTGCACCAGCGCGCTCTTGTCGTGGAGGAAGGTGCCGGTCACGGTGACGCGGCGATATTCGTCGTCCCTGGTCGCGCTGGCGGGAATGGGGACGGGGGCGGCGTGGATGCGGCTGTCGACGCGGGCGATCAGGTCGCGCTTCCAGGCGAGGCGCTGGACCTGCCAGGCGCCCAGCGCGCAGAAACCGGAAAAGAGAAGGAGGGCGATCAGCGTCAGGCCGATCAGGAAGGCCGGGGAGCGCCTGCGGTGCCCCCCGGTTTCTGCCGTTTTCACGGCATCTCGCTCATATGCTGCATGGTGCTCATGTCGCCATGCGGCATCATGTTGGCGTTGAGGTGATACATGACCCACATCGAACCCGACAGGGTGATGACCACCAGAACGATGGTGAACATCATCGCCATGAAGGACCAGCCGTTTTCGACGCGGGTGTTCATGTGCAGGAAGTAGATCATATGGACCACGATCTGCACTGCGGCGAAGGCCATGATGACGAAGCCGGTCAGTTGCGGATTGCCCAGTACGC
This genomic stretch from Sphingobium sp. BYY-5 harbors:
- a CDS encoding alpha/beta hydrolase, which codes for MDMPTAPTPTSHFFTSLRSRLHYLDWGNPSAPLLILVHGGFDHARSWDWTARALAEDYHVIAPDLRGHGDSAWSPEGSYMMANFVYDLALLIDLFDRTPATIVGHSLGGSISLRYAGLFPDKVRRIVAIEGLGLSPERLKHKAEEDVTDAWRQWIDSRRVSAVRTPRRYPTIEAAVGRMRERNEHLSLERALQLTLHGLNRNEDGSYSWKFDPYLNNSAPQAGSDEELPAFWSRIACPILLCLGKDSWASNPANDGRMAHFRDARLVEFANAGHWLHHDQFDRWIAELHLFLQEEAISGADASVRRRTP
- a CDS encoding sugar kinase → MGAGATITVIGEAMLELSRGQGDSWNLRYGGDVINSAVHLARSGDKVRLASALGADPMSADLRAQWEAEGVDTALVLAAADRLPGLYAIETDAAGERTFHYWRSEAAARRMFALPDSAAMVTEAGQSDLLYFSLITLAILPDDGREALLSLCETVRARGGKVAFDGNYRARLWPDVATAQHWRDRAIALADIGLPTLADEVEMGEADDAHDAAARWGADKGREIIVKLGGEGCLVGNELVAPPKLIDVVDSSGAGDAFNAGYLHARLAGAAPAEAALAGHRLAGWNIGRRGAIPAKDADAPY
- a CDS encoding response regulator transcription factor codes for the protein MANERQLLIIEDDESFAKTLKRSFERRDYDVLLADSLESVNAMLAAHKPDFAVVDLKLGPQSGLACVQALHAHNPAMLIVVLTGFASIATAVEAIKLGATNYLAKPSNTDDIEAAFARSGGDPTTQIAPRPTSIKTLEWEHIHEVLKDSDFNISEAARRLGMHRRTLARKLAKRQVG
- a CDS encoding ATP-binding protein, translating into MNAKVPTRARWLPSQWPADAAGRKNMALLVQLRWIAIAGQIATILLVHYGMGIHLPMVPMLVVPSIAVAMNLGSLMVLRGRTDISHAELFLALLFDVIALTTQLYLSGGATNPFISLYLVQVALGAMLLHRWSAWGIVTVSSFCAAGLAFAYRPLNLSDALEGRLFDLHIVGTWVCFTMIAVLLVLFMTRITHNLQVREAYLARLRQQAAEEEHIVRMGLLASGAAHELGTPLAQLAVVLGDWRHMPEINQHPTLVEEVGEMEAAVKRCKAILSGILMSAGEARGEAPEVTSVQNFIEYIARDWRTANPGMPLRCDFGPHDYPRIIADPVIRQAVTNLLDNAREAGATYINMMVSRDNQWLHIAVRDNGRGFSADMLSDVGKPYRSSKGKQGSGLGLFLVVNVVRKLGGRVDASNGAEGGAMIQLRLPLATLALEEMTDGE
- a CDS encoding SURF1 family protein, with translation MKTAETGGHRRRSPAFLIGLTLIALLLFSGFCALGAWQVQRLAWKRDLIARVDSRIHAAPVPIPASATRDDEYRRVTVTGTFLHDKSALVQASTVRGAGYWVLTPLRRADGSILLINRGFVPPEARNGYDRPQSTVRITGLLRLTEPGGGFLRDNDPAANRWYSRDVKAIATARGLPNAISSYFIDADADPSPNSLPVGGLTVINFPNNHLQYAVTWFTLAAMTLGAYMLVMRQTGKDRLE
- the cyoD gene encoding cytochrome o ubiquinol oxidase subunit IV, coding for MSDAVHPHGHDHHDDHHEEGSHGSFGSYMIGFGLSVILTAIPFWLVMTGVLGNPQLTGFVIMAFAAVQIVVHMIYFLHMNTRVENGWSFMAMMFTIVLVVITLSGSMWVMYHLNANMMPHGDMSTMQHMSEMP